One Rubinisphaera margarita DNA window includes the following coding sequences:
- a CDS encoding flagellar FliJ family protein, whose product MSFQFRLESLLKYRRHQLDQCRQLMADVLRDQETCTASLQDLDDDRTETLEQMRTASLSGSINVRKLASIRYDVAQIDEHKLRLRADHSRYEKQLELCRQAVQQADAAVKSLERLRDKQLQQHDHKEARKTEISLQDAWASVNLRAT is encoded by the coding sequence ATGTCTTTTCAGTTTCGACTTGAATCACTCCTGAAATACCGTCGCCATCAACTTGACCAGTGTCGGCAACTCATGGCCGATGTGTTGCGAGATCAGGAAACATGTACCGCGTCGCTTCAGGATCTCGACGACGATCGAACCGAAACGCTGGAACAGATGCGGACGGCCAGTCTGAGCGGTTCCATCAATGTCCGAAAGCTGGCCTCAATTCGATATGACGTCGCTCAGATTGATGAGCATAAACTGCGGCTACGGGCGGATCACAGCCGTTACGAGAAGCAACTCGAACTCTGTCGTCAGGCCGTCCAACAGGCAGATGCGGCGGTCAAGTCGCTGGAACGCCTGAGAGATAAACAACTTCAACAGCACGATCACAAGGAAGCCCGCAAAACCGAAATCAGCCTGCAGGATGCCTGGGCGTCCGTGAATCTGCGGGCAACCTAG
- a CDS encoding flagellar hook-length control protein FliK, with protein sequence MAHATPKPVENRTPPKSPEVNNVSTVEHESNLEATSAPIGTEPSTPPVEAALPESKPQAVQAESDSQTATPVPLTFLHATANRYAEKPEKYARTNANTELVGEPHEVIAPAMFLQAMAPKSNSRIEVTPGDGESEPVDTQNQVDEETLLALSVTPAAAPIEDEVESTFDDETFESAPEQLPEGDNVEVNSVAQSVSTIERATTANSAAGAVDSADEPAEDEVNDEPSGQPVLKQSSTASEQETETNLAETRSEDLVESPVVSRQESAQQGAQPLKSVQETTSPELTEPEADSEPVNESGEAVEQRTFGPQTTIFGSSAQSTVPQPNQPVTPSSESPSTPVTSVTPTAVDAVTTEARDQVKVQDATAGPRDSAANAVSVENRTSVSASTKTESPRPVLETTRSDVPQKLAGFLQQAAEQGKPMRIRLNPPELGTLQIEIGRHQGQLTARLEVETAAARSVIFEQLSVLRESLQQQGLKLDQIHVEVNESLSQGSDSGVDGDSGNGQFSEDEDRPRDFGYTSGEPAEEETTSRPSIVRTTAGVTEIDVEV encoded by the coding sequence GTGGCTCACGCGACTCCGAAACCTGTCGAGAACAGGACGCCACCGAAGTCTCCCGAAGTTAACAACGTTTCGACAGTTGAGCACGAGTCAAATCTCGAAGCGACTTCAGCTCCGATCGGAACGGAACCGAGCACCCCTCCCGTAGAGGCTGCTCTACCGGAATCGAAGCCGCAAGCCGTTCAAGCGGAATCCGATAGTCAGACCGCGACGCCGGTGCCATTGACCTTCCTGCACGCAACTGCGAATCGCTACGCCGAGAAACCGGAGAAGTACGCTCGAACAAACGCGAATACAGAACTGGTCGGGGAACCGCACGAAGTGATCGCCCCGGCGATGTTTCTCCAGGCGATGGCACCGAAATCGAACTCCAGGATCGAAGTGACTCCGGGAGACGGCGAGTCGGAACCAGTCGATACTCAGAATCAGGTCGATGAAGAGACTTTGCTCGCGCTGAGCGTTACGCCAGCAGCCGCACCCATTGAAGATGAAGTCGAGTCGACGTTCGATGACGAAACTTTCGAGTCAGCTCCAGAACAGCTGCCTGAAGGGGACAATGTTGAAGTCAACTCGGTCGCACAGTCAGTAAGCACGATCGAGCGGGCGACCACTGCGAATTCCGCTGCAGGTGCAGTCGACTCCGCGGATGAGCCTGCTGAGGATGAAGTCAACGACGAGCCGTCAGGACAACCGGTCCTGAAGCAGAGTTCCACGGCGAGCGAACAGGAAACAGAGACAAACCTCGCGGAAACCCGTTCGGAAGATCTGGTCGAATCGCCGGTCGTTTCCCGACAGGAATCCGCACAACAGGGCGCTCAGCCGCTGAAGTCCGTCCAGGAGACCACTTCGCCGGAACTGACGGAACCGGAAGCCGATTCCGAACCGGTGAATGAGTCGGGTGAAGCGGTCGAACAACGGACATTCGGACCCCAGACAACCATTTTCGGAAGCAGTGCTCAATCGACCGTACCGCAGCCGAATCAGCCGGTGACGCCATCCAGTGAGTCCCCGTCGACTCCGGTGACTTCCGTCACTCCCACGGCGGTTGACGCGGTGACGACCGAAGCCAGAGACCAGGTGAAGGTTCAGGATGCAACAGCCGGACCACGCGATTCCGCTGCGAATGCCGTTAGCGTTGAGAATCGCACGTCTGTTTCGGCGAGCACAAAGACAGAATCGCCTCGACCAGTCCTGGAGACGACACGAAGTGATGTTCCTCAGAAGTTGGCCGGCTTCCTGCAACAGGCTGCCGAGCAAGGCAAGCCAATGCGGATTCGGCTCAATCCTCCTGAACTTGGGACGCTTCAGATCGAGATCGGTCGCCACCAGGGACAGCTCACGGCTCGGCTGGAAGTCGAGACCGCAGCCGCTCGTTCTGTGATCTTCGAACAGTTGAGCGTACTGCGGGAATCTCTGCAGCAGCAGGGTCTGAAGCTCGATCAGATTCACGTCGAAGTGAACGAGAGTCTGAGTCAGGGATCGGACAGCGGAGTCGATGGAGATTCCGGCAACGGGCAGTTTTCCGAAGACGAAGACCGTCCGCGGGACTTCGGCTACACCTCGGGAGAGCCGGCGGAAGAAGAAACAACGTCTCGACCTTCGATCGTGCGGACCACGGCCGGCGTGACGGAAATTGACGTCGAAGTTTAA
- a CDS encoding flagellar hook assembly protein FlgD has product MAVIDTVTSPTGEKINIVDQQSAGFNALDAEAFLKMLIVQLQNQDPTEPVSNEALLSQLSEMRSLQGGIELQETLKTVTDTQAAAAKTSFASSAAALIGRFIKADIEVTSIDPVTNEETKSSQAVSGEVERAILKDGKAYVVVGGKEVPIDKITTVSNEAFEE; this is encoded by the coding sequence ATGGCTGTTATCGATACAGTGACCAGCCCAACCGGCGAGAAGATCAATATCGTCGATCAGCAGAGTGCGGGTTTCAACGCGCTTGATGCCGAAGCATTTCTCAAGATGCTCATCGTGCAGCTGCAAAATCAGGACCCGACCGAGCCGGTGAGCAACGAAGCTCTGCTGAGCCAGTTGTCGGAAATGCGCAGTCTGCAGGGAGGCATCGAACTTCAGGAAACGCTGAAGACGGTGACCGACACCCAGGCGGCGGCTGCGAAAACATCGTTTGCGTCATCGGCAGCGGCACTCATCGGACGTTTCATCAAGGCTGATATCGAAGTGACTTCGATTGATCCGGTGACCAACGAGGAAACGAAAAGCTCGCAGGCGGTTAGCGGAGAAGTCGAGAGGGCGATCCTGAAAGACGGCAAAGCATATGTTGTCGTCGGTGGAAAGGAAGTGCCGATCGACAAGATCACCACCGTCTCAAACGAGGCGTTTGAAGAGTAG
- a CDS encoding flagellar hook-basal body complex protein has product MGLTSALTTSLNGLALNEQTIDVLGNNIANAGTNGFKASSVLFQTQLSRTLSVGSRPSADNGGTNPKQIGLGATSAAIFKDFSQGSITNSTSPSDLAIQGDGFFIVNGPDGNVYSRAGNFNLSSEDTLVTPSGLRVQGYGVDEDFNLVTTQLADIEIPLGDLTVAQQTRNLSISGAVLSTGELSTMGATLNSQDAFVNTAGGTVGGGDTASGATLLTSLYKEGDATPLFSLDDEITFTPRKGGRILESQTLAVTSTTTLSDLLTMMDHTLGIQSGGTVPQEGGQNPGITIDANGLIQVIGNRGSVNDVSITLGDLQVTNGSASSTVDLAFTKNQFADGESAITDFIVFDSLGQEVNVKMTTYLESRDSTSSTFRYFLESVDDSDSDIVLGNGTFVFDGEGIVTSGGVQQFAIDRNNTAAISPMQINIDLRSLTGISTKSAGSAITLQAQDGSSPGSLSSFVIDETGVINGIFDNGIIRTLGQVVLARFSNPQGLLDNGDTTFLEGVSSGTPFLVTPGNFGAGTIRAGSIELSNTDIGRNLVDLIVASTNYRGNARVIDSVQRLVDELLLLGR; this is encoded by the coding sequence ATGGGACTTACATCCGCGTTGACCACATCGCTGAACGGTCTGGCTCTGAACGAACAGACCATCGACGTTCTGGGAAACAATATTGCCAATGCCGGAACGAACGGGTTCAAAGCCTCGTCCGTGCTCTTTCAGACCCAGCTGTCCCGTACACTTTCAGTCGGCTCGCGTCCATCGGCTGACAACGGCGGTACGAACCCGAAACAGATCGGTCTGGGAGCCACCTCAGCCGCCATCTTCAAGGACTTCTCGCAGGGTTCGATTACGAACTCGACCAGTCCTTCCGATCTTGCCATTCAGGGAGACGGCTTCTTCATCGTGAACGGTCCCGACGGGAACGTCTACTCGCGAGCCGGTAACTTCAACTTGAGTAGTGAAGATACGCTGGTCACTCCCTCCGGATTGCGGGTTCAGGGATACGGCGTGGACGAAGACTTCAATCTCGTGACCACTCAGCTGGCCGATATCGAAATTCCCCTGGGCGATCTGACTGTCGCTCAGCAGACGCGAAATCTGTCGATCAGCGGTGCAGTCCTGTCGACTGGCGAACTTTCCACAATGGGGGCCACGCTGAATTCGCAGGACGCGTTCGTGAATACGGCCGGTGGAACTGTCGGCGGCGGGGACACCGCGAGTGGCGCGACTCTGCTGACTTCGCTGTACAAAGAGGGCGACGCGACTCCACTGTTCAGTCTCGATGATGAGATTACGTTCACGCCTCGCAAGGGGGGGCGAATTCTGGAGTCGCAAACGCTGGCTGTTACATCGACCACCACGCTGTCGGACCTGCTGACGATGATGGACCATACGCTCGGTATCCAGAGCGGTGGTACGGTCCCTCAGGAAGGGGGCCAGAATCCGGGAATCACAATCGACGCCAACGGGCTGATTCAGGTGATTGGCAACCGCGGCTCCGTCAACGATGTCTCCATCACGCTGGGCGATCTGCAGGTCACCAATGGATCGGCCTCGTCGACCGTTGATCTGGCCTTCACGAAAAACCAGTTCGCGGACGGCGAAAGCGCCATCACCGACTTCATCGTGTTCGATTCGCTGGGGCAGGAAGTCAACGTGAAGATGACAACCTATCTCGAATCCCGCGATTCAACATCATCCACGTTCCGCTACTTCCTGGAAAGTGTCGACGACAGCGATTCTGACATCGTATTGGGCAATGGAACGTTCGTTTTCGACGGCGAAGGGATCGTAACGTCCGGCGGGGTTCAGCAGTTCGCGATCGACCGAAATAACACGGCGGCCATCAGTCCGATGCAGATCAATATCGACCTGCGGAGTCTGACAGGGATCTCGACCAAGTCAGCCGGAAGCGCGATTACGCTGCAGGCTCAGGACGGTTCGAGCCCGGGTTCGCTGTCGAGTTTCGTGATCGATGAAACCGGCGTGATCAACGGGATCTTCGACAACGGGATTATCCGCACGCTCGGTCAGGTGGTCCTGGCTCGATTCTCGAACCCGCAGGGTCTGCTCGATAACGGCGATACCACCTTCCTCGAAGGGGTCAGCTCGGGCACACCGTTCCTCGTCACACCGGGGAACTTCGGTGCGGGAACGATTCGAGCCGGTTCGATTGAACTGTCGAATACCGACATCGGGCGAAACCTGGTCGATCTGATCGTCGCTTCGACGAACTATCGAGGAAACGCGCGAGTGATCGATTCGGTGCAGCGACTCGTCGATGAACTTCTGCTCCTGGGCCGATAA
- a CDS encoding flagellar FlbD family protein — MIKLTRLNGEQFVLNAELIRYIESRPDTYITLTTDDRLIVKETVDEVVKRSVDYSRSVRRIPGL; from the coding sequence ATGATCAAACTGACGCGGCTTAACGGCGAGCAATTCGTGTTGAACGCGGAACTGATCCGGTACATCGAGAGTCGTCCGGATACTTACATCACGCTGACAACCGATGATCGCCTGATCGTGAAAGAAACGGTCGACGAGGTCGTGAAGCGGAGTGTTGACTATTCCCGGTCCGTGCGTCGCATTCCGGGATTGTGA
- a CDS encoding motility protein A gives MDKATVGGLVLAVGLLALAVLLAPGGSFLAFWDAASAAVVIGGAIAATCIAFPFGALFLTPGVVKKVMSPKMQDLRPVIRQLVEFSEIARRDGILALEGKTEEIEDPFILLGIQMAVDGTDAELMEAVLRTEMEAVAARHKTGKSLMETMGRYAPAFGMIGTLMGLIIMLGNMDDPAAIGPGMAVALITTLYGAMVSNIVCLPFADKLGYYSKRELEVREVIVRGILSIQEGDNPRVLEQKLNTFLPVNQRKSDEEEAA, from the coding sequence ATGGATAAGGCAACAGTTGGAGGTTTGGTCCTGGCCGTAGGCCTGCTGGCGCTGGCAGTTTTGCTGGCACCGGGAGGCTCGTTCCTCGCATTCTGGGACGCGGCTTCAGCAGCCGTGGTTATCGGAGGGGCGATCGCCGCCACCTGCATCGCGTTTCCATTCGGGGCGCTGTTTCTCACCCCCGGCGTGGTGAAGAAGGTAATGAGCCCCAAGATGCAGGATCTGCGTCCTGTCATTCGCCAGCTGGTCGAATTCTCGGAGATTGCCCGCCGGGACGGAATTCTCGCCCTGGAAGGCAAGACCGAAGAGATTGAGGACCCCTTCATTCTGCTCGGGATTCAGATGGCCGTGGATGGCACTGATGCCGAACTCATGGAAGCGGTGCTGCGAACGGAGATGGAAGCGGTGGCTGCCCGGCACAAGACGGGGAAGTCGTTGATGGAAACCATGGGACGCTATGCTCCGGCATTCGGGATGATCGGAACCCTGATGGGACTGATCATCATGCTCGGAAACATGGATGATCCGGCTGCGATCGGCCCGGGTATGGCCGTGGCTCTGATTACCACACTCTATGGAGCCATGGTCTCGAACATCGTCTGCCTGCCGTTTGCCGACAAACTGGGTTACTACAGTAAACGCGAGCTGGAGGTTCGCGAGGTGATCGTCCGGGGCATTCTCTCCATTCAGGAGGGAGACAACCCCCGCGTGCTCGAGCAGAAGCTCAACACCTTCCTGCCGGTCAACCAGCGTAAGTCCGACGAAGAGGAAGCCGCCTGA
- a CDS encoding OmpA/MotB family protein: protein MSVIQDDPPPGVPEWVVTYGDMMSLLLTFFIMLVSLSEMKQEGEIRAMLDSLQERFGSSPMAVSGVPGPSLQENSPYSSFKSKGSRSEDGTKHKSQDDDGHVGAHKTVDRINHGTMVTMGGPTGFEPQGAGLTDQIRENLDILAEIIRDKPNLISVRGHASPEPLPADSPFKNQFHLSFKRAQAVADYLIHEKQIEKERIIVSASGDTEPRKLTRDESQQSVNHRVDVFLIDTYITP from the coding sequence ATGTCAGTCATTCAGGATGATCCACCACCGGGAGTTCCCGAGTGGGTCGTCACCTATGGCGACATGATGTCTCTGTTGCTTACGTTCTTCATCATGCTGGTTTCGCTCAGCGAGATGAAGCAGGAGGGGGAGATCCGGGCAATGCTCGATTCTCTGCAGGAACGATTCGGATCCAGTCCGATGGCCGTCAGTGGCGTCCCGGGACCCTCGTTGCAGGAAAACAGCCCCTATAGCAGCTTCAAATCGAAGGGAAGTCGTTCCGAAGACGGAACCAAGCACAAGAGCCAGGATGACGACGGGCACGTCGGTGCGCACAAAACCGTCGACCGGATCAACCATGGAACCATGGTGACGATGGGGGGGCCGACCGGCTTTGAGCCGCAGGGAGCCGGACTGACCGACCAGATTCGCGAGAACCTCGATATTCTGGCGGAAATTATCCGTGACAAACCGAACCTGATCAGCGTCCGCGGCCATGCTTCGCCCGAGCCGCTGCCGGCGGACAGTCCCTTCAAGAATCAGTTTCATCTGTCGTTCAAACGGGCTCAGGCGGTCGCCGACTATCTGATCCACGAGAAGCAAATTGAGAAAGAACGCATTATCGTCAGCGCTTCTGGCGATACCGAACCGCGGAAGCTTACCCGCGATGAGAGTCAGCAATCCGTCAATCATCGGGTTGACGTGTTTTTGATTGACACCTATATAACGCCATAA